In one Brevibacillus choshinensis genomic region, the following are encoded:
- a CDS encoding HD domain-containing protein has translation MQQPQLLHEEKVFKDPVHRYVHVRDQFIWDLINSAEFQRLRRIKQLGTSYFTFHGGEHSRFNHSLGVYELMRRILEKFEERIKLTYEEKLLCLCAGLLHDVGHGPFSHSFEKVFRYHHEDWTRAILLGDTQINRILRRFDDDFPKKLAEVINKTYDNKLIVSLISSQLDADRMDYLLRDAYYTGVNYGNFEIERILRVMRPQEDGIVFKFSGMHAVEDYIMSRYQMYWQVYFHPVTRSAEVVLRKIFQRAKLLFSEGYPFTQEPVMLLPFLQDKVELKDYLALDESIILFYMQQWRGEADPILKDLCGRFLDRNLYKYVEYNPRDFRLLAELKEEFQKAGIDPMYYLEVDTTSDLPYDFYRAGEEEEERIPIMLLMPTGELVELSQKSEIVKAISGKRRFDYKLYFPLDKVMALPGNISRKIRERLGVMEDA, from the coding sequence ATGCAACAGCCCCAGCTTCTCCATGAAGAAAAGGTATTCAAAGACCCGGTGCACCGCTACGTCCACGTACGTGACCAGTTCATCTGGGATTTGATCAATTCTGCAGAATTTCAGCGGCTGCGCCGAATCAAGCAACTGGGCACCAGTTATTTTACCTTTCACGGTGGCGAACACAGTCGGTTTAACCATTCGCTCGGCGTGTATGAGCTGATGCGCAGGATATTGGAGAAATTCGAGGAGCGGATCAAACTTACATATGAGGAAAAGCTTCTCTGCTTGTGTGCCGGTCTGCTGCACGATGTGGGCCACGGCCCCTTTTCTCATTCCTTTGAAAAGGTATTTCGCTATCATCACGAGGATTGGACGCGGGCAATCCTTTTAGGAGACACGCAGATCAATCGAATTCTTCGCCGCTTTGACGATGATTTTCCTAAGAAGTTGGCGGAGGTCATTAATAAAACGTACGATAACAAGCTCATCGTCAGCCTAATTTCCAGCCAGTTGGATGCCGATCGGATGGATTATTTACTTCGCGATGCCTACTATACGGGAGTCAATTACGGTAATTTTGAGATCGAGCGAATTTTGCGGGTGATGCGCCCACAGGAGGACGGCATCGTCTTTAAATTCAGCGGGATGCATGCGGTCGAGGACTATATCATGTCTCGTTATCAGATGTACTGGCAAGTGTATTTTCATCCGGTGACGCGCAGCGCGGAGGTCGTTCTGCGAAAAATCTTCCAGAGGGCCAAGCTGTTGTTTTCTGAAGGCTATCCGTTCACACAGGAGCCTGTCATGCTGTTGCCATTTCTGCAGGATAAGGTAGAGCTAAAGGATTATTTGGCTCTCGATGAATCAATCATTCTTTTCTACATGCAGCAGTGGCGGGGCGAAGCCGATCCGATTTTGAAAGATTTGTGCGGTCGTTTTTTGGACAGGAATCTCTACAAATACGTCGAATATAACCCTAGAGATTTCCGCTTGCTGGCAGAGCTGAAGGAAGAGTTCCAAAAGGCGGGCATTGATCCAATGTATTATTTGGAGGTAGACACCACCTCTGATCTTCCGTATGATTTTTACCGTGCCGGAGAAGAGGAGGAGGAGCGAATTCCGATCATGCTCCTAATGCCGACAGGAGAGCTTGTCGAGCTGTCGCAGAAGTCTGAGATCGTAAAGGCCATCAGCGGCAAGCGCCGGTTTGATTATAAATTGTACTTTCCTTTAGATAAAGTCATGGCATTGCCGGGTAATATATCCCGGAAGATTCGAGAACGTCTGGGAGTGATGGAAGATGCTTAA
- a CDS encoding YbbN family protein, protein MGIRSKWLWMTVVGSLLVTVLLAWSWSTARAHEAKIVYVYSDSCGYCKTFAPTLETV, encoded by the coding sequence ATGGGGATTCGATCAAAGTGGCTGTGGATGACAGTGGTGGGTAGTCTATTGGTAACCGTCTTGTTGGCGTGGAGTTGGAGTACTGCTCGTGCACACGAGGCAAAGATTGTGTATGTGTACAGTGACTCCTGTGGATATTGCAAGACATTCGCCCCGACCTTGGAGACTGTTTGA
- a CDS encoding thioredoxin family protein: MKEYPQSTVERLDIGEQRDLDSALRLGAEATPTVFIVQDGKVIDKLEGDAPEAVLRNFFQKNLNYPLSGNGSNR, from the coding sequence TTGAAGGAATATCCACAGAGTACGGTGGAACGTCTGGATATCGGTGAACAGCGTGATCTGGATAGCGCACTGCGACTGGGAGCGGAGGCGACACCCACAGTGTTTATCGTGCAGGATGGAAAAGTCATCGACAAGCTGGAAGGAGACGCGCCTGAAGCGGTATTGAGAAATTTTTTTCAAAAAAATCTTAATTATCCTCTTTCTGGAAATGGAAGTAATAGGTAA
- a CDS encoding S-layer homology domain-containing protein, translating to MKTLWKGLGTSLMMVGITVGQSIWGGGWTVYPAAAAQPLQTMTDFAAHPARESILLGLQKGFIWKYPDGRFYPDKQIVQSQFVASLVAIRGIKETAPVHELPAGHWAKGTYERAKKAGILTDIKIDPNKLLTKEEAAQLVFNAWKPYRGVKMNGYTNTGALITWGWMDPAPAGQPKFREDLPVTRGDAAKMLAYLWKDKGQLELGAKWAEEFEKSLKISNGQISGIVPKGDKNFTIRVSFVTLDNGRLGYLNGESFKVDIKKVNTIMVLSIRNNTDSSDAGIIHYQTSNLKRELKNKQFSLTN from the coding sequence ATGAAGACGCTGTGGAAGGGTTTGGGGACAAGCCTCATGATGGTAGGGATAACGGTCGGACAGTCGATATGGGGAGGGGGCTGGACCGTGTATCCGGCTGCGGCCGCACAGCCTCTGCAGACTATGACGGATTTTGCAGCTCACCCTGCCAGGGAGTCCATTCTCCTTGGCTTGCAAAAGGGCTTCATCTGGAAATATCCCGACGGACGCTTTTACCCGGACAAGCAGATCGTCCAATCTCAATTTGTGGCGAGTCTCGTTGCCATACGCGGGATCAAAGAGACAGCTCCTGTGCATGAGCTTCCTGCAGGACATTGGGCAAAAGGAACGTATGAGAGAGCGAAAAAAGCAGGAATCCTGACTGATATCAAGATTGATCCTAATAAGCTGTTGACCAAGGAAGAAGCGGCACAGCTCGTCTTTAACGCGTGGAAACCGTATCGAGGAGTGAAAATGAACGGCTACACGAATACAGGTGCACTGATCACCTGGGGATGGATGGACCCCGCCCCAGCAGGGCAGCCAAAGTTCCGGGAAGATTTGCCGGTGACGCGCGGGGATGCGGCGAAGATGCTGGCTTATCTTTGGAAGGATAAGGGGCAGTTGGAGTTGGGGGCAAAGTGGGCAGAGGAGTTTGAGAAGAGTCTTAAAATATCCAATGGACAAATTAGTGGGATAGTACCGAAAGGAGATAAAAATTTTACGATCCGAGTGAGCTTTGTCACTTTAGATAATGGGAGACTTGGTTATTTAAATGGGGAGTCGTTTAAAGTGGATATAAAGAAAGTGAATACTATTATGGTTCTTTCCATTCGAAACAATACTGATTCATCTGACGCGGGGATAATTCACTATCAGACTTCAAACTTAAAAAGAGAACTAAAGAATAAGCAATTTTCTTTGACAAACTAA
- a CDS encoding ABC transporter permease — protein MPVNRGIDFGLIDQNKKIGPPNGFDELLIQGITANLGATDSIIEINGSRDARHAIGFADLHEKADRGWYYVYSPSPQDASKDFDEALYWIQRFNGNSNYILGGSANVYSKMVSNITNPSMPSYQAYNLAELATASGGAGYTIGDNLEPNGNGYISVGHFRTTSPPTGQVSTNKTKYAVNEQVTISANATDYSYYDRGILVWNLSVINKTTGKGYYQFETNKEFPDQSGYLPPVNESSSPNPFPWSQAYQYKPTEAGVYEVSLTITDRHHRARQGSASMSVSTPYTYQFTVGDTPTEPDPDPDPPGTCKRITMDLRLEQENSDKELTGVSSGGESISVKDDTRIIATAKKAGTFKHNGAVMQSGSGNNRKVGITDAPAAGTFTIAYESDDGTECWQKTFEVSNGEDGTDRCPIITVNGSTAYNGSTIEVAPGEEVSLQAKYTDANGEQGPAEIKWDVTRPDGSVETLPGFYEEVGGRERWGTRNSAKLSLPFGTGTDRHDVLLERGKTYQVKLNFESAQWLGRPECDWVLTIKVRDSSCTITEQSKIKFKKYGEPPSEFPSGGVTLTDFDFDPIYKENFTQTADGYDTHMKVSASAAGTWYLEYGGKKVALSQKLAADEKQEVLLPEDFEVGEEMKLVFISETGCIREFAFTVLTYKRCYGLVVSMENTSGDEKWTRNVERGEIVELSSSDFSDAGYDLRMFTSEDTKFLVQWFDPDTKTWKYKRGDHSLPNSTNPRENHWLKLPKDENTDEVLEGLYIVEFYDEDASANMCDGHFFIQIGEGAPAGENLLIMKSSFSISPKQPQAAGTASTITFKIKNAGQLEHDTKLAVRWESSPQETMLDVDKFKPGEVRTITVPTQYPQKGENFIANINPAKNKPDNETIWSDNRALWPVKINGDSELPNPPGGGGDFDGGEIGLEIYDSDKRQLQKLAVQADGVWEREPATVRVVIDQTKINEGFQKTQQEINAKITEYKGQLEQSVSGEGIQNVTVNAQPGWISDAKSMANYNPVLLDLKVSGPGVPQQWQVSSASTGGDYIYTGTIVPTQTTWRQELQSLKYKAEIDGFVISMDYSIQFNLTYDSCTTDEDDGETCEAKSETKTMSGRYTITVKGGERQFEVFEPNAVGTIHHTAEWVEYHTRDRYPNSLPDDFYAGERILSQVELQTRHRHPVSGQYPVIVSAQAWISETGMRQTLLQSLLTLGAVSPQLWRGSTYSASKLGTREVGVDIPLMGDKQRGFQKDSSYAVYYSVQFRFDAKKGFLYPVKSGGQGHDLSDYRIPFRIIANAWERQGIRNHTTH, from the coding sequence ATGCCAGTCAATCGAGGGATTGATTTCGGGCTAATCGATCAAAATAAAAAAATTGGTCCTCCTAATGGGTTTGATGAGCTGCTTATTCAAGGTATTACAGCAAATTTAGGAGCAACGGATTCAATAATTGAGATTAATGGTAGCCGAGATGCACGTCATGCAATAGGTTTCGCAGATCTTCATGAAAAAGCAGATCGAGGCTGGTACTATGTCTACTCGCCTTCACCCCAAGACGCTAGTAAAGATTTTGATGAAGCTTTGTATTGGATTCAACGATTCAATGGAAATTCCAACTACATACTAGGAGGCAGTGCAAACGTTTATAGCAAAATGGTTTCGAATATTACGAATCCCTCAATGCCATCCTACCAAGCCTACAACCTCGCAGAACTAGCAACAGCCTCCGGTGGCGCCGGCTACACGATCGGTGACAACCTCGAGCCAAACGGAAACGGCTATATTTCCGTAGGCCACTTCCGCACCACTTCTCCACCTACCGGGCAAGTTTCGACCAATAAAACCAAATACGCGGTCAACGAACAGGTGACCATTTCGGCAAATGCCACGGACTATTCTTACTATGACCGTGGCATTCTTGTTTGGAATTTGTCGGTTATCAACAAGACAACGGGGAAGGGCTACTACCAGTTTGAAACAAACAAGGAATTTCCCGACCAGAGCGGCTACCTCCCGCCTGTAAACGAGTCCAGCAGTCCCAATCCTTTTCCCTGGAGCCAAGCCTACCAATACAAGCCCACCGAAGCTGGGGTCTACGAGGTTTCCCTCACGATTACTGACAGGCATCATCGCGCCAGACAAGGCTCTGCTAGCATGAGTGTATCGACTCCTTACACCTATCAATTCACGGTAGGGGACACTCCGACTGAGCCGGATCCAGACCCCGATCCGCCTGGAACGTGTAAACGCATCACGATGGACCTCCGATTGGAGCAGGAAAATAGCGACAAGGAACTCACAGGGGTGTCGAGTGGCGGTGAGAGCATCTCTGTGAAAGACGATACGAGAATCATTGCGACCGCCAAGAAAGCGGGAACGTTTAAGCACAATGGCGCAGTGATGCAGAGCGGCTCTGGCAACAATCGCAAAGTAGGGATCACCGATGCTCCAGCAGCAGGTACATTTACGATTGCCTATGAAAGCGATGATGGGACAGAGTGCTGGCAAAAGACATTTGAAGTCTCAAACGGTGAAGACGGAACAGATCGATGCCCGATTATAACCGTAAATGGCAGTACCGCTTACAATGGATCTACGATTGAAGTTGCTCCTGGCGAAGAGGTCAGTCTGCAGGCCAAATATACGGATGCAAATGGAGAGCAGGGACCCGCAGAAATCAAATGGGATGTGACCCGGCCAGATGGCTCTGTTGAGACACTGCCAGGCTTCTACGAGGAAGTAGGAGGACGTGAGAGATGGGGAACGCGGAATTCGGCAAAGCTGAGCCTTCCCTTTGGAACGGGGACCGATCGTCATGATGTCCTGCTGGAAAGAGGAAAAACTTATCAGGTAAAACTGAATTTCGAGAGTGCACAATGGTTGGGCAGACCAGAGTGCGATTGGGTGCTTACGATTAAGGTGAGAGATTCGTCTTGCACGATTACAGAGCAGTCGAAAATCAAGTTCAAAAAGTACGGGGAACCACCTTCTGAATTTCCCTCTGGAGGGGTGACTCTCACTGACTTCGATTTTGATCCCATCTACAAGGAGAATTTTACGCAAACCGCAGATGGATACGATACCCACATGAAAGTCTCAGCAAGCGCAGCAGGTACATGGTATCTGGAATATGGCGGGAAAAAAGTGGCGCTCAGTCAAAAACTGGCGGCTGATGAGAAGCAAGAAGTGCTGCTTCCAGAAGATTTTGAAGTGGGGGAGGAAATGAAGCTCGTATTCATTTCTGAGACGGGCTGCATCAGGGAGTTTGCCTTCACCGTTCTCACGTACAAACGATGCTATGGTCTGGTGGTCAGTATGGAAAACACGTCCGGAGACGAAAAATGGACACGAAACGTGGAACGAGGCGAAATCGTGGAGCTGAGCTCGTCAGATTTTAGCGATGCTGGTTATGATCTCAGAATGTTCACGAGCGAAGATACCAAATTCCTCGTGCAATGGTTTGACCCGGATACGAAGACATGGAAGTACAAGCGGGGGGACCATTCTTTGCCGAACAGTACCAATCCGCGAGAAAATCACTGGTTGAAGCTTCCAAAGGACGAGAACACAGACGAAGTACTCGAAGGGTTGTACATTGTTGAGTTTTATGACGAAGACGCCTCTGCGAATATGTGCGATGGACACTTCTTTATCCAGATCGGTGAAGGTGCACCTGCGGGTGAGAATCTGTTGATCATGAAGAGCAGCTTTTCCATCTCGCCCAAACAGCCGCAAGCAGCAGGGACCGCAAGTACCATCACATTCAAGATCAAAAATGCCGGTCAGCTGGAACATGACACCAAGCTGGCAGTCCGATGGGAGAGCTCTCCACAGGAAACGATGCTTGATGTGGATAAGTTCAAGCCGGGTGAAGTTAGAACAATAACAGTACCCACACAATATCCACAGAAGGGGGAAAACTTTATCGCAAACATCAACCCTGCGAAAAACAAGCCGGACAATGAAACGATTTGGTCCGATAACCGTGCCCTTTGGCCAGTCAAAATAAACGGAGACTCAGAGCTTCCAAATCCGCCTGGCGGGGGAGGAGATTTTGACGGCGGTGAAATCGGTTTAGAGATCTATGACAGTGACAAACGCCAATTGCAAAAACTGGCTGTGCAGGCGGACGGAGTGTGGGAACGTGAGCCTGCGACTGTTCGGGTAGTGATTGACCAGACGAAGATCAACGAAGGCTTTCAAAAGACTCAACAAGAAATCAATGCAAAAATTACGGAGTACAAGGGACAGCTCGAACAATCTGTGAGCGGTGAAGGAATACAAAACGTCACGGTCAATGCACAGCCAGGTTGGATTTCAGATGCGAAAAGCATGGCCAATTACAACCCGGTATTGCTTGATTTAAAAGTCAGTGGACCTGGGGTACCGCAGCAATGGCAAGTGAGTAGCGCATCGACTGGAGGGGATTACATTTACACAGGTACGATTGTCCCTACACAAACGACATGGCGCCAGGAGCTGCAATCGCTGAAATACAAGGCTGAAATCGACGGATTTGTAATTAGCATGGATTACAGCATTCAATTTAACCTGACCTACGATAGCTGCACGACAGACGAAGATGACGGGGAGACTTGTGAGGCAAAAAGCGAAACGAAAACAATGAGTGGCCGTTATACGATTACCGTGAAAGGGGGAGAGCGTCAGTTTGAGGTATTCGAGCCAAATGCTGTAGGTACCATTCACCATACAGCGGAATGGGTAGAGTATCATACCCGGGACCGTTATCCAAATAGCTTGCCCGATGACTTTTATGCAGGGGAGCGCATTTTGTCTCAGGTGGAGCTGCAGACTCGTCACCGACATCCAGTTAGTGGTCAGTACCCCGTCATCGTCTCCGCGCAAGCTTGGATCTCAGAAACAGGAATGAGGCAAACCCTGCTGCAATCATTATTGACACTTGGGGCAGTAAGCCCGCAGCTTTGGAGGGGCAGCACTTATTCAGCATCCAAGCTGGGCACTCGGGAGGTGGGCGTAGACATACCGTTGATGGGTGATAAGCAACGGGGCTTTCAAAAAGACTCCTCTTACGCTGTCTACTACTCCGTGCAGTTCCGTTTTGATGCGAAGAAAGGGTTTTTGTACCCGGTAAAAAGTGGAGGGCAAGGGCACGATCTGAGCGATTACCGGATCCCCTTCCGCATTATCGCTAACGCATGGGAACGCCAAGGAATACGTAACCACACCACTCACTAA
- a CDS encoding lipase/acyltransferase domain-containing protein, with the protein MGKSAKRLVFLLLILTLIGSSFDQSAWAQEERRSLVKEAWAWVEKGELRIQASLQKSVDEIEVTVKQDDEELTYSFLEGTRFSVAIKPSDSRPLTIEWRTAEEEEPVIRWKIPVPESVRISTDGIELKEVSWDRGTDKKEDRLELTSSEVTEQAEELEVPALSQQQAKVERWAKDFYREYSNDKKPREAAMRSRPATFELEPNDTVGKADWLFDAKDAFGKIGKSGDVDMWKIKATRNGTMNISLRDIPRDQDYNLYVFSGDNQELRSSEQAGQADEAIDGITLEQGEWYYIKVQGSGGSYHKDFYYRLRADFVSEQGEAKLDEYEPNNSLAEAHTLTTDYDTTLQANLHSLTDIDFYQFGITLASTVRLDLKELPEGMDVDLYLLDQAGKVLSKSEKPKNANEQIVFQANPGTYIVKVAASQRSGFAPNTYKLDVAINTIPVIVIPGIGGSRLEVEESGKISEIWLGLGDSLIGINDPRHRRLLSLEPIRPNSVDVQPREDGISIFPERADEGFRAIEYLSYSPLDPIRDTTEQYYSMVKQLEKMGYKKFRSLFAMPYDWRYSSTKNAVALKQKIDLALQRSGASQVQLVAHSMGGLLVRETLLTNVSYQSKVNRIIYMGTPFLGAPRAYQAIQYGYNFSIPWMDEGTGKIISEYAPAVYELLPSKKYFQTVGFLKKDKNEPYSYDEFLQDKAIRLSYAPLVKQAGKLHEKWDAKTINVPQYSIVGQGEPTLLGYFFDHYHQAWTPYYDKGMGDGTVPYLSASYAQKDIKKKYYVTGEHAKLPSIPQVIHQVTQLLQGIEDTQPGLRKSASKQQKYLTYILSRDDGSFPEVNVIKSGKSMTLNQKKKEVWDDLSIEYHGNLVVLHIKDGEDLEFEQTNRTKAGGAQLQIQRFSSEDPEQEQETGKWYRLGQRGLMEATDLRQ; encoded by the coding sequence GTGGGGAAATCGGCTAAACGCCTAGTTTTTCTGTTGCTGATACTCACGTTGATAGGGAGCAGTTTTGATCAGAGTGCTTGGGCCCAGGAGGAACGCCGGTCGCTCGTAAAAGAGGCATGGGCGTGGGTAGAAAAAGGGGAACTACGTATTCAGGCTTCCTTGCAAAAGTCAGTGGATGAGATCGAGGTCACGGTCAAACAAGACGATGAAGAACTCACCTATTCATTTCTAGAGGGAACTCGTTTTTCTGTAGCGATCAAGCCGTCTGATAGCCGTCCATTAACGATCGAGTGGAGAACGGCAGAAGAGGAAGAGCCTGTGATTCGTTGGAAAATCCCTGTGCCTGAGTCAGTAAGGATAAGTACGGATGGAATCGAGCTGAAAGAAGTTTCTTGGGATCGGGGAACCGATAAAAAAGAAGACCGGCTGGAATTGACTTCATCTGAGGTCACAGAGCAGGCCGAAGAGCTGGAAGTACCAGCTCTGAGCCAACAGCAAGCAAAAGTGGAGCGATGGGCAAAAGACTTCTATCGCGAGTATTCCAATGATAAAAAACCGAGAGAAGCGGCTATGCGTAGTAGGCCAGCCACGTTTGAGCTGGAGCCAAACGATACCGTCGGAAAAGCTGATTGGCTGTTTGATGCAAAAGACGCCTTTGGCAAGATTGGGAAATCAGGCGATGTGGATATGTGGAAAATCAAAGCAACTAGAAATGGGACGATGAATATCAGTCTTCGCGATATCCCGAGAGATCAGGACTATAACCTATATGTGTTTTCTGGGGATAATCAGGAGCTGAGGAGCTCAGAACAAGCAGGACAAGCTGACGAAGCGATAGACGGAATCACTCTTGAACAGGGCGAATGGTACTACATAAAAGTCCAAGGAAGCGGCGGATCTTACCACAAAGATTTTTACTACCGATTGAGGGCAGATTTCGTGTCCGAGCAAGGAGAGGCCAAGCTGGATGAGTACGAACCAAACAATTCACTAGCGGAAGCACATACTTTGACCACCGACTACGATACTACCCTGCAAGCAAATCTTCACAGCCTGACCGATATCGATTTCTATCAATTCGGGATTACGCTGGCTTCGACTGTGAGATTAGATCTGAAGGAACTCCCTGAGGGGATGGATGTCGATCTGTACTTGCTGGATCAGGCGGGAAAAGTGCTTTCCAAGTCAGAAAAACCAAAAAACGCCAACGAACAAATTGTCTTTCAAGCCAACCCGGGGACGTATATCGTCAAGGTAGCTGCCAGCCAGCGCTCAGGATTTGCACCGAATACATACAAGCTGGATGTAGCAATAAATACAATCCCTGTTATTGTCATTCCGGGAATAGGCGGCTCTCGGCTTGAAGTAGAGGAAAGTGGCAAGATTTCTGAAATTTGGCTGGGGCTCGGGGATAGTCTGATTGGCATCAATGATCCCAGACATCGTAGACTTCTCTCACTGGAGCCGATTCGGCCAAACAGCGTTGACGTGCAGCCTCGTGAAGATGGAATCAGTATTTTCCCGGAGCGGGCAGACGAAGGGTTTCGTGCCATTGAGTACCTTTCCTATTCACCGTTAGATCCGATCCGAGACACGACAGAGCAGTATTACAGCATGGTCAAACAATTGGAAAAGATGGGATACAAAAAGTTTCGATCGCTATTTGCCATGCCGTATGATTGGCGCTACAGCAGTACCAAAAATGCGGTTGCCCTCAAGCAAAAAATTGATCTCGCCCTCCAAAGATCGGGTGCGAGTCAGGTGCAGCTGGTAGCGCATAGCATGGGAGGATTGTTGGTCCGAGAAACCCTTTTGACCAACGTATCCTACCAATCCAAAGTCAACCGAATCATTTACATGGGGACGCCATTTCTGGGAGCGCCGAGAGCTTATCAGGCCATCCAGTACGGCTACAACTTCTCTATACCGTGGATGGATGAGGGGACAGGAAAAATTATATCGGAGTATGCACCGGCCGTTTATGAGCTGTTGCCGTCCAAAAAGTATTTCCAGACCGTGGGCTTCTTGAAAAAGGACAAAAATGAACCGTACAGCTACGATGAATTTTTGCAAGACAAAGCAATTCGTTTGTCCTATGCACCGCTCGTTAAGCAAGCCGGCAAATTACATGAAAAATGGGATGCCAAAACAATCAATGTCCCACAGTACTCAATTGTTGGACAAGGGGAACCGACGCTGCTTGGCTATTTCTTTGACCATTATCACCAAGCTTGGACCCCTTATTATGACAAAGGGATGGGGGATGGCACGGTACCGTATCTCAGTGCTAGCTATGCGCAAAAAGACATCAAGAAGAAGTATTACGTGACTGGTGAGCACGCAAAATTACCGAGCATCCCGCAGGTCATTCATCAGGTAACGCAGCTGTTACAAGGAATAGAGGATACCCAACCCGGTCTACGTAAGTCCGCAAGCAAACAGCAGAAGTATTTGACCTACATCCTTTCCCGAGACGATGGCTCTTTTCCTGAGGTTAACGTCATCAAATCAGGAAAATCCATGACACTGAACCAAAAGAAAAAGGAAGTGTGGGATGACCTCTCCATTGAGTACCACGGTAATCTCGTCGTATTGCACATAAAAGACGGGGAGGATCTGGAGTTCGAGCAGACCAACCGAACGAAAGCGGGAGGAGCCCAGCTGCAAATCCAGCGTTTTTCATCAGAAGATCCCGAGCAAGAGCAGGAAACTGGAAAATGGTATCGGCTGGGCCAGAGGGGTCTAATGGAAGCAACCGATCTACGTCAGTAA
- a CDS encoding YwgA family protein, with translation MLNRHAKIIRLIEIVGEVSGRKKLQKMVYIGKHLQMDFDERYEFHMYGPYSEELTLRVDELCNMGLLDEQMESKGAIHMYRYTLNETGRDFLRFHEVDFGSGEQVIRRMNEENSRFLELVSTILYFCDLPYEEMKAKIFTFKSKQRYTEEEIQKGQAFVEELREMMKADNDSPLM, from the coding sequence ATGCTTAATCGTCACGCCAAAATCATACGCTTGATAGAAATCGTAGGCGAAGTGAGTGGGCGAAAAAAGCTGCAAAAAATGGTGTACATAGGAAAACATCTGCAAATGGATTTCGATGAGCGCTATGAGTTTCACATGTATGGTCCTTACTCGGAGGAGTTGACACTGCGGGTGGACGAGCTGTGCAACATGGGTCTCTTGGACGAGCAAATGGAGAGCAAGGGTGCTATCCATATGTATCGCTACACGTTGAACGAGACGGGGCGGGATTTTTTGCGTTTTCATGAGGTTGACTTCGGGAGTGGCGAGCAAGTGATTCGCCGTATGAACGAAGAGAACTCCCGTTTTTTGGAGCTGGTATCCACGATTTTGTATTTCTGTGACCTGCCGTACGAAGAGATGAAGGCCAAGATTTTTACCTTCAAAAGCAAACAGCGCTACACCGAGGAAGAAATCCAGAAGGGTCAGGCGTTTGTGGAAGAGTTGCGGGAAATGATGAAAGCAGACAACGACAGTCCGTTGATGTAA